A genomic stretch from Schaalia odontolytica includes:
- a CDS encoding MFS transporter: MSNVPTIDDYTPDRVRDLVASTPASGKKRSLGAIAAVATLGSLLFGYDTGVIAGALPYMYMPGNAGGLHMTTFEEGWVGGLLCIGAAAGAFFGGRLSDRFGRRHNITLLAIVFLFGAIGCAIAPNIWVLYLARIILGFAVGGASATVPVFLGETAPKRLRGVLVATDQMMIVFGQFMAFSMNAVIARLQGGPTVTLTGDAVDASGNVLGHAGSSVAWETVQAAVNIAEVSGAGNGLTWRYMLILCSLPAIALWIGIRMMPESSRWYAANLRIVEAVGSLKRVRDEKKDDVAGELNEMLEVQRAESKQEKWSLSQILKVKWARKLLYIGIVLGIADQLTGINTAMYYTPKILNAAGVPMEDAITLNVVSGGISAIGSAVGLWLVARFARRHVGMYQELGITISLAALSAVFAVFISPYLDADGNISGAPNFAPWLVLGIVCLFVFIKQSGTVTWVLVSEIYPAAIRGTALGIAVGTLWLANALVSVIFPPLMATVGGAGTYAIFAAINFLSFLFYWKVVPETKFHSLEELELKFQKDYS; this comes from the coding sequence ATGTCAAACGTTCCAACGATTGACGATTACACGCCCGATAGGGTGCGTGACCTCGTCGCGAGTACTCCGGCCTCCGGCAAGAAGCGCTCCCTGGGTGCCATCGCTGCCGTTGCGACGCTAGGCTCGCTTCTCTTCGGCTACGACACCGGCGTGATCGCGGGCGCTCTGCCCTACATGTACATGCCCGGCAATGCTGGCGGACTGCACATGACCACCTTCGAAGAAGGCTGGGTCGGAGGCCTGCTGTGCATCGGTGCCGCCGCCGGCGCATTCTTCGGTGGTCGCCTCTCCGACCGCTTTGGTCGTCGCCACAACATCACCCTGCTGGCCATCGTCTTCCTCTTCGGCGCCATCGGATGTGCGATCGCCCCGAACATCTGGGTTCTCTACCTGGCGCGCATCATCCTCGGCTTCGCCGTTGGTGGTGCCTCCGCGACGGTTCCCGTCTTCCTCGGAGAGACCGCGCCCAAGCGACTGCGCGGCGTCCTCGTCGCAACCGACCAGATGATGATCGTTTTCGGCCAGTTCATGGCCTTCTCCATGAACGCCGTCATCGCCCGCCTGCAGGGCGGCCCCACCGTCACGCTGACCGGCGACGCCGTCGATGCCTCTGGCAACGTGCTCGGCCATGCTGGTTCCTCGGTCGCCTGGGAGACCGTCCAGGCCGCCGTCAACATCGCCGAGGTCTCCGGCGCTGGTAACGGCCTCACCTGGCGCTACATGCTCATCCTGTGCTCTCTGCCCGCCATCGCCCTGTGGATCGGTATCCGCATGATGCCCGAGTCCTCCCGCTGGTACGCCGCCAACCTGCGCATCGTCGAGGCCGTCGGCTCCCTCAAGCGCGTTCGTGACGAGAAGAAGGACGACGTCGCGGGCGAGCTCAACGAGATGCTCGAGGTCCAGCGCGCCGAGTCCAAGCAGGAGAAGTGGTCGCTGTCCCAGATCCTCAAGGTCAAGTGGGCCCGCAAGCTGCTCTACATCGGAATCGTCCTGGGTATCGCCGACCAGCTGACCGGCATCAACACGGCCATGTACTACACGCCGAAGATCCTCAACGCCGCGGGCGTTCCCATGGAAGACGCCATTACCCTCAACGTCGTATCCGGCGGTATCTCCGCGATCGGCTCCGCCGTGGGCCTGTGGCTCGTCGCCCGCTTCGCCCGCCGTCACGTCGGCATGTACCAGGAGCTCGGCATCACGATCTCCCTGGCCGCCCTCTCCGCCGTGTTCGCGGTCTTCATCAGCCCCTACCTGGATGCTGACGGCAACATCTCCGGTGCCCCGAACTTCGCCCCGTGGCTGGTTCTCGGCATCGTCTGCCTCTTCGTGTTCATCAAGCAGTCCGGCACCGTGACCTGGGTTCTCGTCTCCGAGATCTACCCGGCCGCCATCCGTGGCACCGCCCTCGGCATCGCGGTTGGCACGCTGTGGCTCGCCAACGCCCTCGTGTCCGTCATCTTCCCGCCGCTCATGGCGACCGTCGGTGGCGCCGGCACGTACGCGATCTTCGCGGCCATCAACTTCCTGTCCTTCCTCTTCTACTGGAAGGTCGTCCCCGAGACGAAGTTCCACTCGCTGGAGGAGCTGGAGCTGAAGTTCCAGAAGGACTACTCCTGA
- a CDS encoding CoA-acylating methylmalonate-semialdehyde dehydrogenase: protein MTINMWVNGEEYVAHCEKTIGVENPATGKVVDQLALADKHCLDHVVEIARNAQKEWGRTALAKRVDIMFKFRQLVIEHQDEIADAIVREGGKTHGDALGEIARGRETIDFVCGINAALKGEFTDQASTGVDVHTLRQPVGVVAGICPFNFPAMVPMWMHPVALATGNAFVLKVASVVPSASLIIARLYKEAGLPDGLFNVIAGDRTLVTDILTHPGIDAISFVGSTPVAHIVQDTGVAHGKRVQALGGANNHAIVMPDADVEFAAQHISAGAFGAAGQRCMALPVIVAVGGVEEKLVPAIKARAEKIVVGPGTDPASEMGPVITRSSQERITKWIDEAEAKGANIVLDGRGYCPEGEEYADGFWLAPTIIDNVDRDLSVYCEEVFGPVLVVVHADTYEEAIEIVNSSEFGNGSAIFTSDGDTARHFVVDVEAGMVGVNVPIPVPVAYYSFGGWKESLLGDTHIHGPEGVRFYTKAKVVTTRWPKRGEKVGYVGMNFPTNA, encoded by the coding sequence ATGACAATCAACATGTGGGTCAACGGCGAAGAGTATGTCGCTCACTGCGAGAAGACTATCGGCGTCGAGAATCCCGCCACCGGCAAGGTCGTCGACCAGCTGGCGCTGGCCGACAAGCATTGCCTCGACCACGTCGTCGAGATCGCCCGCAATGCACAGAAGGAATGGGGTCGCACCGCCCTGGCCAAGCGCGTGGACATCATGTTCAAGTTCCGTCAGCTCGTCATCGAGCATCAGGATGAGATCGCCGACGCCATTGTCCGTGAGGGTGGCAAGACCCACGGCGACGCCCTCGGCGAGATCGCCCGCGGTCGCGAGACTATCGATTTTGTCTGCGGCATCAACGCTGCCCTCAAGGGTGAGTTCACCGACCAGGCCTCGACCGGCGTGGACGTGCACACCCTGCGACAGCCCGTCGGCGTCGTCGCTGGTATCTGCCCCTTCAACTTCCCGGCGATGGTCCCCATGTGGATGCATCCGGTCGCCCTGGCCACCGGTAACGCTTTCGTTCTCAAGGTTGCCTCGGTCGTCCCCTCTGCCTCGCTGATCATAGCCCGTCTCTACAAGGAGGCCGGTCTGCCCGACGGCCTGTTCAACGTCATCGCCGGCGACCGCACCCTGGTCACCGACATCCTCACTCACCCCGGTATCGATGCCATCTCCTTTGTCGGCTCCACCCCGGTCGCTCACATCGTGCAGGACACGGGCGTGGCCCACGGCAAGCGCGTCCAGGCCCTGGGCGGCGCGAACAACCACGCGATCGTCATGCCCGACGCGGATGTTGAGTTTGCCGCGCAGCACATCAGCGCCGGTGCGTTTGGCGCGGCCGGCCAGCGCTGCATGGCTCTGCCCGTCATCGTCGCCGTCGGCGGCGTCGAGGAGAAGCTGGTTCCCGCGATCAAGGCTCGCGCCGAGAAGATCGTCGTTGGCCCCGGCACCGACCCTGCCTCCGAGATGGGGCCGGTCATTACCCGTTCCTCTCAGGAGCGCATCACCAAGTGGATCGACGAGGCCGAGGCCAAGGGTGCGAACATCGTGCTGGATGGTCGTGGCTACTGCCCCGAGGGCGAGGAATATGCGGACGGCTTCTGGCTGGCCCCCACGATTATCGACAATGTGGACCGCGACCTGAGCGTGTATTGCGAAGAGGTCTTCGGCCCGGTCCTCGTGGTCGTGCATGCCGACACCTATGAGGAGGCCATTGAGATCGTCAACTCCTCCGAGTTTGGCAACGGCTCCGCGATCTTCACCTCCGACGGCGACACCGCCCGCCACTTTGTTGTTGACGTCGAGGCCGGTATGGTCGGCGTCAACGTGCCGATCCCGGTCCCGGTCGCCTACTACTCCTTCGGTGGCTGGAAGGAGTCGCTGCTGGGTGACACTCACATCCACGGTCCCGAGGGTGTGCGCTTCTACACGAAGGCCAAGGTTGTCACGACCCGCTGGCCCAAGCGTGGCGAGAAGGTGGGCTACGTCGGCATGAACTTCCCGACGAACGCCTGA